In one Syntrophales bacterium genomic region, the following are encoded:
- the rpsU gene encoding 30S ribosomal protein S21: MEVKVFDNDIERALRVLKNKLSKSGLFKELKLRRAYEKPSVKKKRKAIEARRRLIKARRNRRY; encoded by the coding sequence TTGGAAGTAAAAGTATTTGACAACGATATAGAAAGAGCATTGAGAGTCCTAAAGAATAAACTCTCCAAGAGTGGATTATTCAAGGAACTCAAGTTACGAAGAGCTTATGAGAAACCATCTGTGAAGAAAAAAAGGAAAGCTATAGAGGCTCGCAGAAGGCTTATTAAGGCCCGACGAAATCGTAGATATTAA